A region from the Aliidongia dinghuensis genome encodes:
- a CDS encoding LysR substrate-binding domain-containing protein: MPFDLTDLRLFLHVVEAASITRGAAAANMALASASERIRHLEDRLAVRLFDRGRRGVEPTPAGRAFAHHARLMLQQMERMRGEMADYARGLKGHVRLLANTAAAIEFLPEALAGFLAQHPHIDIDLEERPSHQIVDDVAEGLADAGVLADIVDPGELETHPLAIDRQVLVVPPDHPLAGETGIAFRDALALEFVGLGAGSALQQHLMQQAARLGRPLAFRVRVGSFEAICRLVEAGVGCGILSESAARRYRRSMAIRIVPLTDDWATRTLKLCLRRDAALPAHARQLIQHLRASSL; this comes from the coding sequence ATGCCGTTCGACCTGACCGACCTGCGCCTGTTCCTCCATGTCGTCGAGGCGGCGAGCATCACGCGCGGCGCCGCGGCCGCGAACATGGCACTGGCTTCCGCGAGCGAGCGCATCCGCCATCTTGAGGATCGCCTCGCCGTCCGCCTGTTCGACCGCGGCCGCCGCGGGGTCGAGCCGACACCGGCCGGCCGGGCGTTCGCCCATCATGCGCGCCTGATGCTGCAGCAGATGGAGCGGATGCGCGGCGAAATGGCGGACTATGCCCGGGGCCTCAAGGGCCACGTCCGGCTGCTCGCCAACACGGCAGCCGCGATCGAATTCCTGCCCGAGGCGCTCGCCGGATTCCTGGCGCAGCATCCCCATATCGATATCGATCTCGAGGAACGGCCGAGCCACCAGATCGTCGACGACGTCGCCGAGGGCCTGGCCGATGCCGGCGTCCTCGCCGACATCGTCGATCCGGGCGAGCTCGAGACCCATCCGCTCGCGATCGACCGGCAGGTCCTGGTCGTGCCGCCCGACCATCCGCTGGCGGGCGAAACGGGCATCGCGTTCCGCGATGCGCTGGCACTCGAATTCGTCGGGCTGGGCGCGGGCAGCGCGCTGCAGCAGCACCTGATGCAGCAGGCGGCCCGCCTGGGCCGGCCGCTCGCATTCCGCGTCCGGGTCGGCAGCTTCGAGGCGATCTGCCGCCTGGTCGAAGCCGGCGTCGGCTGCGGCATCCTGTCGGAGAGTGCGGCCAGGCGTTATCGCCGCTCCATGGCGATCCGGATCGTACCGCTCACCGACGACTGGGCAACCCGGACGCTGAAACTATGCCTGCGGCGCGACGCGGCACTGCCCGCTCATGCCCGGCAGTTGATCCAGCATCTGCGAGCCTCCAGCCTATAG
- a CDS encoding alpha/beta hydrolase family protein has translation MRSLIVGAILLSIVSARAALAEAPPFHAGAGVIPGSVDMPDGAIVRYPTFAAGAADAVSSNLSPPVADGRFPIVLLSHGGGPTGGSPVILAGLSAALAQHGFVVVAPFHGTARLPRRAAQVAQALEAALADPRFAPHMDAARLGMLGFSLGGAVTLELAGATPDGRHFHAYCEAHPADVMSCNHAPAGGGVGSDGQPPPPPRLALRAIALLDPFAALFQRDGLTGVTLPVLLVRPAASELPGDANALGLAAALPRAPDLETVPGGHFVFTDSCPSTARSGEPRCLDPPGVDRAAVQAQVEAQLLRFFGANL, from the coding sequence GTGCGCTCCTTGATCGTCGGCGCCATCTTGCTGTCGATCGTATCGGCGCGGGCGGCGCTGGCCGAGGCTCCGCCATTTCACGCCGGGGCCGGCGTAATCCCCGGCTCGGTCGATATGCCGGACGGCGCGATCGTCCGCTATCCGACCTTCGCCGCCGGCGCTGCCGATGCGGTCTCATCGAACCTGTCGCCACCGGTCGCCGACGGCCGGTTTCCGATCGTGCTGCTGTCGCACGGCGGCGGTCCGACCGGCGGTAGCCCGGTGATCCTGGCCGGCCTGTCGGCGGCGCTCGCCCAGCACGGGTTCGTCGTGGTGGCGCCGTTCCATGGGACCGCCCGGTTGCCCCGGCGGGCAGCCCAGGTCGCCCAGGCGCTTGAAGCCGCGCTGGCCGACCCGCGTTTTGCCCCGCACATGGATGCGGCTCGGCTCGGCATGCTGGGATTCTCGCTCGGCGGCGCCGTGACGCTCGAACTTGCCGGCGCCACACCGGATGGGCGCCATTTCCATGCCTATTGCGAGGCCCATCCCGCGGACGTCATGTCCTGCAACCATGCGCCGGCCGGCGGCGGGGTGGGGAGCGATGGGCAACCGCCGCCGCCGCCGAGGCTGGCATTGAGGGCGATCGCGCTGCTCGATCCGTTCGCGGCGCTGTTCCAACGCGACGGGCTCACGGGCGTGACGCTGCCCGTGCTGCTCGTCCGGCCGGCGGCGAGCGAGTTGCCCGGCGACGCCAATGCGCTCGGACTTGCGGCGGCGCTGCCGCGGGCGCCGGATCTAGAGACGGTGCCGGGCGGCCATTTCGTTTTCACCGACAGTTGCCCGTCGACGGCGCGATCCGGCGAGCCGCGCTGCCTCGATCCGCCCGGCGTCGATCGGGCTGCGGTCCAGGCCCAGGTCGAGGCGCAGCTGCTGCGCTTCTTCGGGGCGAACCTATAG
- the pspC gene encoding envelope stress response membrane protein PspC: MSAGQFHWSRNPIRLYRDTERGKIAGVCAGLANYFDIRVKFVRLAVILGMVFGFFVPIVVTYVLLALLLKPMPAQLFASEREEHFWRTVSVSPNLTVSELRKRFRGLERRLSDIESRVTSDEFDLRRKFRDLNA, translated from the coding sequence ATGAGTGCCGGTCAGTTCCACTGGTCGCGCAATCCGATCCGGCTCTACCGCGATACGGAGCGCGGCAAGATCGCCGGCGTCTGCGCGGGCCTCGCCAACTATTTCGACATCCGGGTCAAGTTCGTCCGGCTGGCGGTCATCCTCGGCATGGTGTTCGGCTTCTTCGTGCCGATCGTGGTCACCTACGTCCTCTTGGCCCTGCTCTTGAAGCCGATGCCGGCGCAGCTCTTCGCCTCTGAGCGGGAGGAGCACTTCTGGCGCACGGTCAGCGTTTCGCCGAACCTGACCGTCAGCGAATTGCGCAAGCGCTTTCGCGGCCTCGAGCGTCGGCTGTCCGACATCGAGAGCCGGGTGACCTCGGATGAGTTCGACCTGCGCCGCAAGTTCCGCGACCTGAACGCCTAG
- the pspB gene encoding envelope stress response membrane protein PspB: protein MPFSEAIGVIGILFAVVVAPIWLFLHYGSRWRQAKLLTTESEKTLAEMADIADKMQSRIENLERLLDATAPEWRKKP, encoded by the coding sequence GTGCCGTTTTCTGAAGCTATTGGGGTGATCGGCATCCTGTTCGCCGTGGTCGTGGCGCCGATCTGGCTGTTCCTGCACTACGGATCGCGCTGGCGCCAGGCGAAGCTGCTGACGACCGAGAGCGAGAAGACCCTGGCCGAGATGGCGGACATCGCCGACAAGATGCAGTCGCGCATCGAGAATTTGGAGCGGCTGCTCGATGCGACCGCGCCCGAATGGAGGAAGAAGCCATGA
- the pspA gene encoding phage shock protein PspA, protein MGVFSRISDIVNSNINAILDRAQDPEKIIRLIIQEMEDTLVEVRSSTVKTIAEKRELERRIAGLAGEIDEWQGKAELALSKDREDLAKGALQIKARLKADLALLEKQLVQIEEGLAKQSDDVVKLQQKLADAKAREASMAMRHTTASARLKIRSTLYDERVTDAFSRFEQVERALDELEGKVDVYDIGVKKTVAEELAELEATTQVENELNALKEKLAKKAEGSN, encoded by the coding sequence ATGGGTGTGTTCTCGCGCATCAGCGACATCGTCAATTCGAACATCAATGCGATCCTGGACCGCGCGCAGGACCCCGAGAAGATCATCCGCCTGATCATCCAGGAGATGGAGGACACGCTCGTCGAGGTCCGGTCGTCGACCGTCAAGACCATCGCCGAGAAGCGTGAGCTCGAGCGCCGGATCGCCGGCCTCGCGGGCGAGATCGACGAATGGCAGGGCAAGGCCGAGCTGGCGCTCTCCAAGGATCGCGAGGATCTCGCCAAGGGTGCGCTGCAGATCAAGGCGCGGCTCAAGGCGGATCTGGCGCTTCTCGAAAAGCAGCTGGTTCAGATCGAGGAAGGCCTCGCCAAGCAGAGCGACGACGTGGTCAAGCTGCAGCAGAAGCTGGCCGACGCCAAGGCGCGCGAGGCGAGCATGGCGATGCGCCACACCACGGCGTCCGCCCGCCTCAAGATCCGCTCGACGCTCTACGACGAGCGCGTGACCGACGCCTTCTCGCGCTTCGAACAGGTCGAGCGGGCGCTGGACGAGCTCGAAGGCAAGGTCGACGTCTACGACATCGGCGTCAAGAAGACCGTCGCTGAGGAACTGGCCGAGCTCGAAGCCACGACCCAGGTCGAGAACGAGTTGAACGCGCTCAAGGAAAAACTGGCCAAGAAGGCCGAGGGCTCGAACTGA
- the pspF gene encoding phage shock protein operon transcriptional activator has translation MSMDLPELPTPLGRSPSFLKTMATISLLAPLSKPVLVIGERGTGKELVAARLHYLSSRWNQPFVKLNCAALSESLLEAELFGHEAGSFTGAQKRRLGRFELAHRGTLFLDEIANAPMNVQETILRVVEYGTFERVGGSDTIRVDVRLVAATNVDLPALAAAGKFRADLLDRLAFDVVTLPPLRHRPEDIELLAEYMALEMTKELKRDVFPGFTQQAIDQLMDYDWPGNVRELKNVIERAVYRATDLDEPIDEIVFDPFASPWRPFDEALPGSPSPAAPQAVASAALPLAAPATPPAPVGPYDFCEHVRLYERDLLKRALEANAHHQKNTAQYLAMTYHQLRANLRKHGLIGG, from the coding sequence ATGTCGATGGACCTGCCCGAGCTGCCGACCCCGCTCGGTCGAAGCCCGAGTTTCCTCAAGACCATGGCGACGATCTCGCTGCTGGCGCCGCTCAGCAAACCGGTGCTGGTGATCGGCGAGCGCGGCACCGGCAAGGAGCTGGTCGCCGCCCGCCTGCACTATCTGTCGTCGCGCTGGAACCAGCCTTTCGTCAAGCTCAACTGCGCAGCACTCTCGGAAAGCCTGCTCGAGGCTGAGCTGTTCGGCCATGAGGCGGGCTCCTTCACCGGCGCCCAGAAGCGCCGGCTCGGCCGGTTCGAGTTGGCGCACCGCGGCACGCTGTTCCTGGATGAAATCGCGAATGCGCCCATGAACGTGCAGGAGACCATCCTGCGCGTGGTCGAGTACGGCACGTTCGAGCGTGTCGGCGGCAGCGACACCATCCGGGTCGACGTGCGCCTGGTGGCCGCGACCAACGTCGACCTGCCGGCGCTCGCCGCAGCCGGCAAGTTCCGCGCGGACCTGCTGGACCGCCTGGCGTTCGACGTCGTGACCCTGCCGCCGCTCCGCCACCGGCCGGAGGATATCGAGCTGCTGGCCGAGTACATGGCGCTCGAGATGACCAAGGAATTGAAACGCGACGTGTTCCCGGGTTTCACGCAGCAGGCGATCGACCAGCTCATGGACTATGACTGGCCGGGCAACGTGCGCGAGCTCAAGAACGTTATCGAGCGCGCCGTCTATCGCGCGACCGATCTCGACGAGCCGATCGACGAGATCGTGTTCGATCCGTTCGCTTCGCCCTGGCGGCCGTTCGACGAGGCCTTGCCAGGGTCCCCGTCACCGGCGGCGCCCCAGGCCGTAGCGTCCGCCGCCCTTCCCCTCGCCGCTCCGGCGACACCACCGGCGCCGGTCGGACCCTATGACTTCTGCGAGCATGTGAGGCTTTACGAGCGCGATCTCTTGAAGCGCGCACTCGAGGCCAATGCGCATCACCAGAAGAACACGGCGCAATATCTGGCGATGACCTACCACCAGCTGCGCGCCAACCTGCGCAAGCACGGCC